From a region of the Triticum aestivum cultivar Chinese Spring chromosome 7D, IWGSC CS RefSeq v2.1, whole genome shotgun sequence genome:
- the LOC123165201 gene encoding sucrose:sucrose 1-fructosyltransferase — protein MESRAISPGETALPYAYAPLAPSDVAEERRGGGGGGVRWRACVAVLAASAVVVLVVASALAGSGRVDRVVGGDVVADMPPLAETARSRGRDAGVSEKTSGAADEMVGLLGAGGDADGFPWSNAMLQWQRTGFHFQPEKNWMNDPNGPVYYRGWYHLFYQYNPEGAVWGNIAWGHAVSRDLIHWRHLPLAMVPDQWYDINGVWTGSATVLPDGSLVMLYTGSTNASVQVQCLAVPADPNDSLLRNWTKYEANPILVPPPGIGDKDFRDPTTAWFDESDKTWRTVIGSKDNHGHTGIVMTYKTKDFINYELIPGLLHSVPGTGMWECIDFYPVGGADGSEELYVMKESSDDDRHDWYALGRYDAAANKYTPIDPEMDVGIGLRYDWGKFYASKTFYDPSKNRRVLWGWIGETDSERADVAKGWASLQSIPRTVELDEKTRTNLIQWPVVEIETLRINSTDLGGTTIDTGSVLPLPLRRATQLDIEATFHLDTSAVATVNEADVGYNCSTSGGAANRGALGPFGLLVLADGALKEQTAVYFYVSRGLDGGLQTHFCQDESRSSLAQDVVKRVVGFTVPVLDGEDLSLRVLVDHSIVETFAMGGRSTATSRVYPTEAIYAAAGVYLFNNATGAAVTVEKLVVHEMDDSYNQIFTADDASAAL, from the exons ATGGAGTCCCGGGCCATTAGTCCCGGCGAGACGGCGCTGCCGTACGCGTACGCGCCGCTGGCGCCCTCCGACGTCGCGGAGgagcgccggggcggcggcggcggcggggtgaggtggCGCGCGTGCGTGGCCGTGCTGGCCGCGTCCGCCGTGGTGGTGCTGGTCGTGGCCAGCGCGCTGGCCGGGTCCGGCAGGGTGGACCGGGTCGTGGGCGGCGACGTGGTCGCGGACATGCCGCCGCTGGCGGAGACGGCGCGGAGCCGCGGCCGGGACGCCGGCGTGTCGGAGAAGACCTCCGGGGCGGCCGACGAGATGGTGGGGCTCCTTGGCGCCGGCGGCGACGCCGACGGGTTCCCCTGGAGCAACGCCATGCTGCAGTGGCAGCGCACCGGCTTCCATTTCCAGCCCGAGAAGAACTGGATGAACG atccCAACG GTCCCGTGTACTACCGCGGATGGTACCACCTCTTCTACCAGTACAACCCGGAGGGGGCGGTGTGGGGGAACATCGCGTGGGGCCACGCCGTGTCCCGCGACCTCATCCACTGGCGCCACCTCCCCCTCGCCATGGTGCCCGACCAGTGGTACGACATCAACGGCGTCTGGACCGGCTCCGCCACCGTGCTCCCCGACGGCTCCCTCGTCATGCTCTACACCGGCTCCACCAACGCCTCCGTGCAGGTCCAGTgcctcgccgtccccgccgaccccAACGACTCCCTCCTCCGCAACTGGACCAAGTACGAGGCCAACCCCATCCTCGTCCCGCCGCCCGGCATCGGCGACAAGGACTTCCGCGACCCCACCACCGCATGGTTCGACGAGTCCGACAAGACCTGGCGCACCGTCATCGGCTCCAAGGACAACCATGGCCACACCGGCATCGTCATGACCTACAAGACCAAGGACTTTATCAACTACGAGCTCATACCCGGCCTGCTCCACAGCGTCCCCGGCACCGGCATGTGGGAGTGCATCGACTTCTACCCCGTCGGCGGCGCCGATGGATCGGAGGAGCTGTACGTGATGAAGGAGAGCAGCGACGACGACCGCCACGACTGGTACGCGCTCGGGAGGTACGACGCCGCGGCCAACAAGTACACGCCGATAGACCCGGAGATGGATGTCGGGATCGGGCTGAGGTACGACTGGGGCAAGTTCTACGCGTCCAAGACCTTCTACGACCCCTCCAAGAACCGCCGCGTGCTCTGGGGGTGGATCGGCGAGACCGACTCCGAGCGCGCCGACGTCGCCAAGGGATGGGCGTCCCTCCAG TCGATCCCGAGGACGGTGGAGCTGGATGAGAAGACCCGGACCAACCTCATCCAGTGGCCCGTGGTCGAGATCGAGACGCTCCGCATCAACTCCACCGACCTCGGCGGCACCACCATCGACACCGGCAGTGTGCTCCCTCTCCCGCTCCGTCGTGCCACCcaactcgacatcgaggccaccttCCACCTCGACACCTCCGCTGTTGCCACTGTGAACGAAGCCGACGTTGGCTACAACTGCAGCACCAGCGGTGGTGCCGCCAACCGTGGCGCTCTCGGCCCCTTCGGACTCCTCGTCCTCGCTGACGGCGCCCTCAAGGAGCAGACGGCGGTGTACTTCTACGTGTCGAGGGGCCTCGATGGCGGCCTCCAGACCCATTTCTGCCAGGACGAGTCACGGTCGTCGCTGGCCCAGGACGTCGTGAAGCGGGTGGTCGGCTTCACTGTGCCAGTGCTCGACGGTGAGGATCTATCCCTCAGGGTGCTGGTGGACCACTCGATCGTGGAGACCTTCGCCATGGGTGGAAGGTCCACCGCGACGTCGAGGGTGTACCCGACAGAGGCCATCTACGCCGCCGCTGGCGTTTACCTTTTCAACAACGCCACCGGTGCCGCCGTCACCGTCGAGAAGCTCGTGGTGCACGAGATGGACGACTCCTACAACCAGATCTTCACGGCCGACGACGCCTCGGCCGCCTTGTAG